Proteins found in one Pectobacterium atrosepticum genomic segment:
- a CDS encoding DUF3164 family protein: protein MSIKNKQFTETAAPEGYWVDAKGVLTPEHLIKPIDTARDGLVAELIGRALAVNKALAEFKLSGFADIAAFVALSGDEYGVNLGGKKGNVTLYSYDGRYKIQRAMQDRIDFDERLQAAKALIDECLADWVEGARPEVHAIINRAFQSEKSGEVNTGAVLALRRLEIADERWNRAMDAIGEAVQVVGSRSYIRVYERIGDSDQYQPISLDIAGV, encoded by the coding sequence ATGTCCATTAAAAACAAACAATTCACCGAAACCGCAGCCCCGGAGGGGTACTGGGTTGATGCTAAGGGCGTATTAACGCCAGAGCATCTGATTAAACCGATTGATACCGCGCGTGATGGGCTGGTTGCGGAACTCATTGGCCGTGCGTTGGCTGTCAATAAAGCGCTGGCTGAGTTTAAGTTGTCTGGCTTTGCTGATATCGCCGCGTTCGTGGCGCTATCAGGCGATGAGTACGGCGTTAACTTGGGTGGAAAAAAAGGTAATGTCACTCTGTATAGCTACGATGGCCGTTACAAGATTCAGCGGGCTATGCAAGACCGCATTGATTTTGATGAGCGCCTACAAGCCGCTAAAGCGTTGATCGATGAGTGTCTGGCTGATTGGGTAGAAGGTGCACGTCCAGAGGTTCATGCCATTATCAATCGTGCGTTTCAGTCTGAGAAATCAGGTGAGGTTAACACCGGCGCGGTACTTGCCTTGCGTCGTCTTGAGATTGCAGACGAACGCTGGAATCGGGCGATGGATGCAATCGGCGAAGCGGTGCAGGTTGTCGGTAGCCGTTCTTATATTCGCGTCTATGAGCGGATCGGCGACTCTGACCAGTATCAGCCTATTTCATTAGATATCGCAGGGGTGTGA
- a CDS encoding ATPase: MNLQAELNELITRKGWSQAQAARAIGKSPAVINQYLQGKYAGDVDGINELIAGFIARESEKDKGQRITAEYVKTMTSARGIEVIRMAHLDGDINVIYGEAGLGKTMMLREYAARHRDAILIEADPGYTARVVLEELCSRLGLSKRGNMHELSEACITALRESGRIVMIDEAENLPYRALETLRRIHDKAGIGLVLAGMPRLIINLKGKRGEYRQLYSRVGFALFIGDVLPEDDINIIATHMLPDAQNADIAGALFKACRGNARRLFKLVRGVSRHSDISGNAISAGAVRKFAEMLIS; the protein is encoded by the coding sequence ATGAATTTACAGGCTGAATTAAACGAACTGATTACCCGTAAGGGCTGGTCACAGGCGCAAGCCGCGCGGGCGATTGGTAAAAGCCCTGCGGTTATTAACCAGTATTTGCAGGGAAAGTATGCTGGTGACGTAGACGGCATTAATGAACTGATTGCCGGTTTCATTGCGCGTGAAAGTGAAAAAGACAAAGGCCAGCGCATTACGGCGGAATACGTCAAAACGATGACGTCGGCACGCGGTATTGAGGTGATCCGCATGGCGCACCTGGACGGCGACATCAATGTAATTTACGGCGAGGCCGGGCTGGGTAAAACCATGATGTTACGGGAATACGCTGCCCGTCATCGTGACGCGATCCTGATTGAAGCCGACCCCGGCTATACCGCCCGTGTGGTATTGGAAGAACTGTGCAGCCGCCTCGGTCTTAGTAAGCGCGGCAATATGCACGAACTGAGCGAGGCGTGCATTACGGCGCTGCGTGAGTCGGGTCGTATTGTGATGATCGACGAGGCGGAAAACCTGCCCTACCGCGCCCTCGAAACGCTGCGTCGTATTCACGATAAAGCGGGGATCGGGCTGGTATTAGCCGGAATGCCACGCTTGATCATCAATCTGAAAGGCAAGCGTGGCGAATACCGACAGTTATATAGCCGCGTCGGCTTTGCCCTGTTCATCGGTGATGTGCTGCCGGAGGATGATATCAACATTATCGCTACCCATATGCTGCCTGATGCGCAGAACGCCGACATAGCGGGTGCGCTGTTTAAAGCCTGTCGTGGCAATGCCCGACGCCTGTTTAAGCTGGTGCGCGGTGTCAGTCGTCATAGCGATATTAGCGGCAATGCGATTAGCGCGGGGGCGGTACGCAAATTTGCAGAAATGCTGATTAGTTAA
- a CDS encoding phage virion morphogenesis protein: MYEIKYDITDFERGLGELISRIEHRQPLMREMAAAMHDAVEENFAQQGRPAWAGWSPRYAKKRQGGKILQKSGRLAASINEYSDNDSATVGTNVVYARIHQEGGTINMPARSQRAYYKQNKDGSVGNRFVKKSKSNFSQWNTMGEYRITIPARPFLHLTESDVEGMENTAAEYLKRVIDG; this comes from the coding sequence ATGTACGAAATAAAATATGACATTACCGATTTTGAGCGCGGCCTCGGTGAGCTGATTAGTCGCATTGAACACCGACAGCCTCTTATGCGTGAGATGGCCGCCGCGATGCATGATGCGGTCGAAGAGAATTTCGCGCAACAGGGTCGTCCTGCTTGGGCTGGCTGGAGTCCACGCTATGCTAAAAAACGCCAGGGCGGAAAAATACTGCAAAAATCAGGGCGACTGGCGGCGAGTATCAATGAGTACAGCGACAATGACAGCGCCACGGTCGGGACTAACGTTGTCTATGCCCGCATTCACCAGGAGGGCGGCACGATCAATATGCCCGCCCGCAGCCAACGGGCTTACTACAAGCAGAACAAAGACGGCAGTGTCGGTAATCGGTTCGTGAAAAAATCAAAATCCAATTTTTCTCAATGGAACACGATGGGAGAGTATAGGATCACTATCCCTGCGCGTCCGTTCCTGCACCTTACGGAATCGGATGTTGAGGGAATGGAGAACACGGCGGCAGAATATTTAAAGCGCGTGATTGACGGTTAA
- a CDS encoding DUF2786 domain-containing protein, whose protein sequence is MNNEKYLNKIKKLLNLARRSTNTNEAANAMSQAQAMMRQHGLTETDVDLMAINEADSKTAPSKAQKTPKYMAGLMQLICNAFGVRSYLSFKRDFLGGRQNSVIFYGPNERPQIAAYAFDVLSRQMMKARREFSTSLRKSIKQSTKIARADTFCEGWVLGVWQVVDSFVVSDPEATLISAYHHKLQQRGGLKSGEMRDAKKARGTEDARYAGYVIGKNANLHHAVNGSGVVTPARIGKV, encoded by the coding sequence ATGAATAACGAAAAATATCTCAACAAAATTAAAAAACTGCTGAATCTGGCGCGGCGGAGTACCAATACTAATGAAGCCGCCAATGCCATGAGCCAAGCGCAGGCAATGATGCGCCAGCATGGTTTAACTGAAACTGACGTTGATTTGATGGCAATTAACGAAGCTGACAGTAAAACGGCTCCTTCCAAAGCTCAGAAAACGCCTAAATACATGGCTGGGTTGATGCAGCTTATTTGCAATGCGTTTGGTGTGCGGAGCTATTTATCATTTAAACGTGACTTTCTTGGTGGTCGCCAGAATAGCGTTATTTTTTACGGCCCGAATGAGCGCCCACAAATTGCGGCCTATGCGTTTGATGTTTTATCGCGTCAGATGATGAAAGCCCGTCGTGAGTTTTCAACCAGTCTGCGCAAAAGCATTAAACAGAGTACCAAAATTGCTCGCGCAGACACGTTCTGCGAGGGCTGGGTATTGGGTGTATGGCAAGTAGTTGATTCATTTGTTGTCAGTGACCCGGAAGCCACGTTGATTTCAGCATACCACCATAAGTTACAGCAGAGGGGCGGGCTTAAATCTGGAGAAATGAGAGACGCTAAAAAAGCGCGGGGAACCGAAGATGCACGCTATGCGGGTTATGTCATCGGTAAAAATGCCAATTTGCATCATGCGGTTAACGGTTCGGGAGTCGTTACACCAGCAAGAATCGGGAAGGTGTGA
- a CDS encoding DUF935 domain-containing protein — protein MAQIVDQYGRPLNREVLKSPQTARVAQITRHFPEHPSRGLTIRRLPRILEAAERGDLAAQADLFEDMVEKDGHIFSEMAKRKNALLGLDWSIEPPRNATAEEKSLAAMVAEWMDDIPDFEDIILNAAEAIGHGFSAQEIEKWEFEDNIWLPAQIKLRPHRWFCTNPEIDDTVRLSDGSMNGSELWPFGWLVHTHNAKAGYIAQSGLYRVLVWPYLFKNYSVRDFAEFLEIYGLPARVGKYMEGSSDDQKDALLHALVTLGHNAAGIIPMGSEISFEAAADGQSDPFMAMIDWCERTVSKAVLGGTLTSQADGKTSTNALGNVHNDVRNDILVADAKQLRGFFSNMIQMLLSINGYQVSRRRLPKFVFDTSELEDIGTFSTGVSTLVQAGMKTIPLSWVHKKVGIPVPQNNEPVLEAAPRPSLTGLSTSPYRGFAALSTAPGEISDPAQSALDSARSTPEAINDAMQALIAPLVTALQQGQTPDDALDIIAASYPALDDAHLQQLLSQALFVADIWGRLNADA, from the coding sequence ATGGCTCAGATTGTTGATCAATATGGTCGTCCGCTTAACCGCGAGGTACTGAAATCCCCGCAGACAGCGCGTGTGGCGCAAATAACCCGGCATTTTCCAGAGCATCCCTCGCGTGGCCTGACGATTCGCCGCTTGCCGCGTATCCTGGAAGCCGCCGAGCGTGGCGATCTGGCCGCGCAAGCTGACCTGTTTGAAGACATGGTCGAGAAAGACGGGCATATATTCTCTGAGATGGCAAAGCGCAAGAATGCGCTATTGGGTTTGGACTGGAGCATCGAACCGCCGCGTAATGCGACCGCCGAAGAGAAAAGCCTGGCAGCGATGGTGGCCGAATGGATGGATGACATTCCCGATTTTGAGGACATTATTCTCAATGCTGCGGAGGCTATTGGGCACGGATTTTCAGCGCAAGAAATTGAAAAGTGGGAGTTTGAAGACAATATCTGGCTCCCCGCGCAAATCAAATTGCGCCCGCATCGCTGGTTCTGCACTAACCCGGAGATTGACGATACAGTTCGCCTTTCTGACGGTAGCATGAATGGCTCGGAGCTATGGCCGTTCGGCTGGCTGGTTCACACTCATAACGCTAAAGCGGGCTACATTGCACAGTCTGGGTTATACCGCGTCTTGGTCTGGCCGTATCTGTTTAAAAATTATTCCGTGCGTGATTTTGCTGAATTCCTTGAGATTTACGGTTTACCCGCGCGGGTCGGAAAATACATGGAAGGGTCGTCTGACGACCAGAAAGACGCGTTGTTACACGCGCTCGTTACGCTTGGCCACAACGCCGCCGGTATTATCCCGATGGGCAGCGAAATCTCATTTGAAGCCGCTGCTGACGGTCAATCCGATCCGTTTATGGCGATGATCGACTGGTGCGAGCGTACCGTATCGAAAGCGGTGCTCGGCGGAACGCTGACGAGCCAGGCGGACGGTAAAACCTCAACGAACGCCCTGGGCAACGTTCACAACGACGTGCGCAACGATATCCTGGTTGCCGACGCGAAACAGCTACGCGGCTTTTTCTCGAACATGATCCAGATGCTGCTGTCGATTAACGGCTATCAAGTGAGCCGCCGCCGCTTGCCGAAATTCGTTTTTGATACCAGTGAGCTGGAAGATATCGGAACGTTCTCGACCGGAGTGTCGACGCTGGTTCAGGCCGGGATGAAGACTATTCCGCTTTCATGGGTACACAAGAAAGTTGGTATTCCCGTCCCACAGAATAACGAGCCGGTGCTAGAAGCCGCTCCGCGTCCCTCACTTACGGGATTATCCACATCACCCTACCGTGGTTTTGCGGCATTAAGCACTGCACCTGGTGAAATCAGCGACCCGGCACAATCGGCACTCGACAGCGCACGCTCAACGCCAGAAGCAATCAACGATGCAATGCAGGCGCTGATTGCACCACTTGTCACAGCGTTACAGCAGGGACAAACGCCAGACGATGCGCTCGATATCATCGCGGCCAGCTATCCTGCGTTGGATGATGCGCATCTCCAGCAACTGCTTTCCCAGGCATTGTTTGTCGCCGATATCTGGGGGCGACTGAATGCCGACGCCTAA
- a CDS encoding transposase: MMSISSWVTAKDIAGLPGLPSAISSVLRKAKKENWVFRQKCGIKGVAYEFNFDGLPMVVQNALRERYYNTLLQQQPVKALAVAKTSASSSQLLEIVRQCPAVLDQKTAEMTQKQRDIADARMVLVVEVLRLEDTGLSRIKSINFICDRSRSGDLPAHLHGYVDLANARRGQRVGVSVRALNQWVVDYLRAKNSAERLALLAPGHKKAKKPEQLSWVPMFMAHYRNPNGPSVAEAYQGFCAEWHQRYADQPAMRDAVPSVHAVYRALDKMPRIVRQRGRVTGSAMTALQTYVKRDWSVMPVNGVWIGDGHSMKMKVQHPDHGRPFTPELTLVIDGRTRYVVGWSLALSENTLAVADALRHGIERHGVPLLYYSDNGAGETGKMLDADITGILPRLGIEHPTGIPGNPQARGIIERLNREIPARIARKFATYNGKSADKETARITSRAIDSAVNALNQNKALNPVQQSAIAKLPSWNQLIDAIEDEVTAYNTQHRHSELPLRAAGGHYTPAEYRAALLADAEIDRLSEAELREMFRPQVKRTAQRGWLSIFNNQYFAEELIKVDGEEVLVAFDIHDATSVTVRCVDGSLVCTAIVNGNTRAAFPVDYIEKVRKDRHSRRMALNNKKAEEINAELNPALPGETFDFGSFIPAERPEPEDEPYFFLQADRDEYLRKKAAQR; the protein is encoded by the coding sequence ATGATGTCGATAAGCAGTTGGGTAACAGCAAAGGATATTGCAGGGCTTCCAGGTCTTCCGTCAGCTATCAGTTCGGTACTTAGAAAGGCCAAAAAAGAGAATTGGGTTTTTAGACAAAAGTGTGGAATTAAAGGTGTTGCCTATGAATTTAATTTTGATGGCTTACCGATGGTCGTGCAAAACGCTTTGCGTGAGCGTTACTACAACACCTTGCTGCAACAACAGCCCGTTAAAGCTCTGGCAGTGGCGAAGACTTCTGCGTCATCCAGTCAGTTGCTTGAAATCGTGCGTCAATGCCCTGCGGTACTAGACCAGAAAACCGCAGAAATGACGCAAAAACAGCGTGATATCGCTGATGCCCGTATGGTGCTGGTTGTTGAGGTGCTGCGTCTTGAAGATACCGGTTTATCGCGTATCAAGTCGATTAACTTTATCTGTGACCGGTCACGCTCCGGCGATCTGCCTGCACACCTGCACGGGTATGTTGATCTCGCTAATGCGCGTCGCGGCCAGCGTGTCGGCGTCAGTGTGCGTGCGTTGAATCAGTGGGTTGTTGACTACCTGAGAGCGAAAAACAGCGCGGAACGCCTCGCCCTTTTAGCGCCCGGTCATAAAAAAGCTAAGAAACCAGAGCAGCTTTCGTGGGTGCCGATGTTTATGGCGCACTATCGCAACCCGAACGGCCCGTCAGTTGCAGAGGCTTATCAGGGGTTCTGTGCCGAGTGGCATCAACGCTATGCCGATCAGCCTGCGATGCGTGATGCGGTTCCTTCTGTCCATGCTGTTTATCGCGCATTAGACAAGATGCCTCGCATCGTGCGCCAGCGCGGCCGTGTCACTGGCTCTGCCATGACGGCATTACAGACCTACGTTAAACGCGACTGGTCAGTGATGCCTGTTAATGGTGTCTGGATTGGTGACGGTCACAGCATGAAAATGAAAGTTCAGCATCCTGACCACGGCCGCCCGTTCACGCCAGAGTTAACACTGGTGATTGATGGTCGTACCCGCTACGTCGTCGGCTGGAGTCTGGCGCTGTCAGAAAACACGCTTGCCGTTGCCGATGCGCTGCGCCACGGCATCGAACGCCACGGTGTGCCACTGCTTTACTACTCCGATAACGGGGCGGGCGAAACTGGAAAAATGCTGGATGCGGATATCACCGGTATTCTGCCGCGCCTCGGTATCGAACACCCTACCGGTATTCCAGGGAACCCACAGGCACGCGGTATCATCGAACGTCTGAATAGGGAAATTCCGGCACGTATCGCCCGTAAGTTCGCCACCTATAACGGTAAATCGGCGGATAAAGAAACCGCGCGTATTACCAGCCGCGCGATTGACTCTGCGGTGAATGCCCTGAATCAGAATAAGGCGCTCAATCCCGTACAACAGTCTGCGATTGCCAAGCTGCCAAGCTGGAACCAGTTGATTGATGCGATTGAGGATGAGGTCACGGCATATAACACGCAACACCGGCATAGCGAATTACCACTGCGTGCAGCGGGCGGACATTACACGCCTGCGGAATACCGCGCCGCACTGCTGGCTGACGCTGAGATTGATCGCTTGTCTGAGGCAGAGCTGCGCGAAATGTTCCGGCCGCAAGTCAAGCGCACCGCGCAGCGCGGCTGGTTATCCATTTTCAACAATCAGTATTTTGCTGAAGAGTTGATAAAGGTGGATGGCGAGGAAGTGCTGGTCGCGTTTGATATTCACGATGCAACGAGCGTAACCGTTCGTTGCGTGGATGGTTCGCTGGTCTGCACGGCCATCGTCAACGGCAACACCCGCGCCGCTTTCCCTGTCGATTACATCGAGAAGGTTCGCAAAGACCGTCACAGCCGCCGTATGGCGCTGAATAACAAGAAAGCTGAGGAAATAAACGCTGAGCTTAATCCGGCGTTGCCTGGCGAGACATTTGATTTTGGCAGTTTTATCCCCGCAGAGCGACCGGAGCCGGAAGACGAACCGTATTTCTTCCTGCAAGCCGACCGCGACGAATATTTAAGAAAGAAAGCCGCGCAGCGGTAA
- a CDS encoding head protein, producing MLVNVKNVRAIFVNLKTSFQNAFDQTPTDWKKIAMVVPSTGKQNDYSWLGRFPKMRKWIGDKVIKALSAFNYSIVNDDFEATVEVERNEIEDDQVLGLATQAREAGQSAAELPADLVFALLSQGFALKCYDGQPFFDTDHPVGNDVPHSVSNMGTKKLKVGSLAEAKASYGAARTTMRNFKDDEGASLKIRPGVLVVPVTLEDDANYLMTAEKFPDGTPNPYRNTAEVLVAPELASDSAWFLLDTTRAVKPLIYQDRKKPEFVEQIDYNSENVFMRKKFRFGAEARAAAGYGFWQMAYGSTGVSE from the coding sequence GTGTTAGTGAATGTAAAGAACGTAAGGGCGATTTTCGTCAATCTGAAAACTAGCTTCCAGAATGCGTTTGACCAAACGCCGACGGACTGGAAAAAAATTGCAATGGTCGTGCCATCGACCGGGAAACAGAATGATTACAGTTGGCTGGGTCGTTTCCCGAAAATGCGCAAGTGGATCGGGGATAAGGTCATTAAGGCCCTGTCAGCCTTCAACTACAGCATCGTCAACGATGATTTTGAAGCCACAGTCGAAGTTGAGCGCAACGAAATCGAAGATGATCAAGTACTGGGGCTAGCAACTCAGGCTAGAGAGGCAGGCCAATCCGCTGCTGAATTACCCGCTGACCTGGTGTTTGCGTTGCTAAGTCAGGGCTTCGCATTGAAGTGTTATGACGGACAACCGTTCTTTGATACCGATCATCCCGTTGGAAACGATGTGCCTCACTCGGTTTCAAACATGGGAACGAAAAAATTGAAGGTAGGCTCACTGGCGGAAGCTAAAGCCTCCTATGGTGCCGCCCGCACCACTATGCGTAATTTCAAAGATGACGAAGGCGCATCACTGAAAATCCGGCCAGGCGTGCTAGTTGTGCCTGTAACGCTGGAAGACGATGCGAATTATTTGATGACAGCCGAAAAATTCCCAGACGGCACACCAAATCCGTATCGCAATACAGCGGAAGTATTGGTTGCACCTGAGCTGGCATCTGATAGCGCGTGGTTCTTGCTGGACACTACCCGCGCAGTCAAGCCTCTTATCTATCAGGACCGTAAGAAGCCCGAATTTGTCGAGCAGATAGACTACAACTCCGAAAACGTCTTTATGCGTAAAAAATTCCGCTTCGGTGCTGAAGCTCGTGCGGCGGCTGGATATGGGTTCTGGCAAATGGCCTATGGCTCTACAGGAGTAAGTGAATAA
- a CDS encoding regulatory protein GemA, translated as MNIQQRRMIGAIKAGQSALGWDDATYRSVLARITGKSSSTLCTITELEKVKEYMHQQGYPRKAKSHGRKPSVPASKKTVLSKIEALLADAQRPWQYAETMAKNMFGVRYIDWLDIQQLTKLMQALIIDAKRRKKAAEE; from the coding sequence ATGAATATTCAGCAACGTCGCATGATTGGCGCAATCAAAGCGGGGCAATCCGCGCTCGGATGGGACGATGCGACATACCGCAGCGTGCTGGCCCGGATAACGGGAAAATCCTCATCGACCCTTTGCACAATAACAGAACTGGAGAAGGTAAAGGAGTACATGCACCAGCAGGGTTATCCGCGCAAAGCGAAAAGCCACGGCCGTAAACCCAGCGTTCCTGCTAGCAAAAAAACCGTACTCAGCAAGATTGAGGCGCTACTGGCTGATGCACAGCGCCCGTGGCAGTATGCGGAGACTATGGCGAAGAACATGTTTGGTGTACGATATATTGACTGGCTGGATATACAGCAATTAACCAAACTCATGCAGGCGTTGATTATTGACGCCAAACGTCGCAAAAAAGCTGCCGAGGAATAA
- a CDS encoding DUF1804 family protein: MAHPQEVRGKLRRAYIFGQMSLEIASAQSGVAFATARRWKKDAQDAGDDWDKLRAAHVIAGGGLEEIGRAVLTGLVTQYQTTLEMLNGAADIPPRERVELLASLADAFNKATSASKKILPETSELSVALEVIQLLSTFIRERHSKHLDAFVSILDGFGEEIGKRYG, encoded by the coding sequence ATGGCGCATCCGCAGGAGGTTCGCGGCAAATTGCGACGCGCCTACATTTTCGGGCAAATGTCGCTTGAAATCGCCTCCGCGCAGTCTGGTGTCGCATTTGCGACCGCACGGCGTTGGAAGAAAGATGCGCAGGACGCAGGCGATGACTGGGACAAGCTACGCGCCGCGCATGTTATTGCGGGCGGTGGTCTGGAGGAGATTGGCCGCGCTGTACTTACCGGGCTGGTTACACAGTACCAAACCACGCTGGAAATGCTGAACGGTGCAGCCGATATCCCGCCGCGTGAACGCGTCGAGCTGCTTGCCAGTCTGGCGGATGCGTTTAACAAGGCGACATCGGCTAGCAAGAAGATCCTGCCAGAAACCAGCGAGCTGTCTGTTGCGCTTGAGGTCATTCAACTGCTTTCGACCTTCATCCGAGAGAGGCATTCAAAACACCTGGACGCGTTCGTCAGCATTCTTGATGGGTTCGGCGAAGAGATAGGGAAACGTTATGGCTGA
- a CDS encoding DUF1320 domain-containing protein: protein MYATRDDIVLAFGERECVALTDRSFTGDIDEVVLNGALDRASAEIDSYLAGRYPVPWSDTPRILVGRCCDITRYLLCGAGTQMTDEVRLRYEDAIRYLERVADGRITLGKMPDGQLVQQTSSGARFQSAGRVFDRGSTGGGAF from the coding sequence ATGTACGCGACCCGTGACGATATTGTGCTGGCGTTCGGTGAGCGTGAATGTGTTGCACTCACCGACCGGAGTTTTACCGGCGATATCGACGAAGTGGTGCTGAATGGCGCGTTAGATCGCGCCAGTGCGGAAATCGATAGCTATCTGGCTGGTCGTTATCCCGTTCCCTGGTCGGATACGCCTCGCATTCTGGTTGGTCGCTGCTGTGATATTACCCGTTACCTGCTGTGCGGTGCGGGTACACAGATGACTGATGAGGTTCGTCTGCGCTATGAGGACGCCATCCGCTATCTGGAACGTGTCGCTGATGGCCGCATCACGCTCGGAAAAATGCCAGATGGACAGCTTGTGCAACAAACCAGCTCCGGGGCACGTTTCCAGTCTGCGGGGCGCGTGTTTGACAGGGGTTCTACAGGCGGAGGTGCATTTTGA
- a CDS encoding phage head morphogenesis protein, whose translation MPTPNDVNLGYAIGLKPEEAIRYFESKGYTIGFNWHDVEARAHATAFTVAGILKQDVLEDIRGGLNAALKNGETLEQFRRRLTPVLEQKGWLGKGQGLKADEDGVLEGKKLTPRRLKTIFETNMQAAYSAGRYEEQLANAEFRPYWERIGVMDSHIRPSHAALHGYIARYDDPVWQFMYPPDGYGCRCRVRARSQSDIERLKVTVQHSEIVDVEQAWGPNDSRTVRAIKWNGQLYTPDAGFGHNPGQGYLASLGQRLLERSAVADPQLAALAVRQTMGNETLLKAVSTDVNAFVNNTLLNKQARGQLRHVGALPPQVVDRLAEKGVAVESSVITLTDENLLHAIRDSKDAQLPESLWQRLPEFILNPKAILYNTQKADAALTYVLDLPDTSGKLVVFIDRELKARPPEGGKKERIKTNLIRTGKILANDESLRNKGINEVLFGNLD comes from the coding sequence ATGCCGACGCCTAACGATGTCAACCTCGGCTACGCTATCGGTCTGAAACCCGAAGAAGCGATCCGCTATTTTGAATCCAAAGGCTATACCATCGGCTTTAACTGGCATGACGTCGAAGCCCGCGCCCATGCTACCGCATTCACCGTCGCCGGTATTCTCAAACAAGATGTATTAGAAGATATCCGGGGCGGATTGAATGCAGCGTTGAAGAACGGCGAAACCCTGGAGCAGTTCCGGCGTCGATTAACGCCCGTTCTTGAGCAAAAAGGCTGGCTCGGTAAGGGGCAAGGGCTGAAAGCCGACGAAGACGGTGTGCTCGAAGGGAAAAAGCTCACGCCGCGCCGTCTGAAAACCATTTTTGAGACGAATATGCAAGCGGCCTACAGCGCAGGCCGTTACGAAGAGCAGCTCGCTAACGCGGAGTTTCGCCCTTACTGGGAGCGAATCGGTGTAATGGATTCGCATATTCGCCCCAGCCATGCCGCGCTGCATGGCTACATCGCACGCTATGACGACCCTGTCTGGCAGTTTATGTACCCGCCAGATGGTTATGGATGTCGCTGCCGCGTTCGTGCTCGTTCGCAGTCCGATATTGAACGCCTGAAAGTCACGGTTCAGCACAGCGAGATCGTCGATGTCGAACAAGCGTGGGGGCCGAATGACTCGCGGACGGTACGGGCCATTAAGTGGAACGGTCAACTGTATACGCCTGACGCTGGTTTCGGTCACAATCCCGGACAGGGTTATCTGGCATCGCTCGGCCAGCGGCTGCTTGAGCGTTCGGCAGTCGCAGACCCACAACTGGCAGCGCTGGCTGTTCGTCAAACAATGGGCAATGAAACGCTGTTAAAGGCCGTTTCAACGGACGTTAATGCGTTCGTCAATAATACGCTGCTAAACAAGCAGGCTCGCGGCCAGCTCCGGCACGTCGGCGCACTACCGCCTCAAGTGGTTGACCGTCTGGCAGAGAAAGGCGTCGCCGTTGAGTCATCCGTTATCACGTTGACAGATGAAAACCTGTTGCACGCCATTCGCGACAGCAAGGATGCGCAGCTTCCTGAGTCGCTATGGCAACGCCTACCAGAGTTTATACTCAATCCTAAAGCCATTCTCTATAACACGCAGAAAGCCGACGCGGCATTGACCTACGTTTTAGATCTACCGGACACCTCCGGCAAGCTGGTCGTGTTTATCGATCGGGAGCTAAAAGCTCGGCCGCCAGAGGGCGGAAAGAAAGAAAGGATAAAAACCAATCTGATAAGAACAGGGAAAATCTTGGCGAATGACGAGTCGCTGAGAAACAAAGGGATTAACGAAGTGCTGTTTGGCAATCTGGATTAA
- a CDS encoding lytic transglycosylase domain-containing protein, which yields MDWPKITRVRWLAVLLLWAGSIFGHAHAAQPPAAAQQYRNDVIRSARLDWGINAPIADFAAQLHQESGWNPRAISPVGAQGLAQFMPATADWFSRIMPELKANQPFNPTWAIRALTSYDRWLWERVSARNDCERMAMTLSSYNGGLGWVQRDQRLATQRGLDRLRWFGHVETVNAGRSAANWRENRHYPDRILNQLAPRYQMWGGHSCAETI from the coding sequence ATGGACTGGCCGAAAATCACCCGTGTGCGATGGTTAGCCGTGTTGCTGCTGTGGGCTGGCAGTATTTTCGGCCATGCCCACGCCGCACAGCCTCCTGCCGCCGCTCAACAGTACCGCAATGATGTGATCCGCAGCGCCCGTCTGGATTGGGGTATCAATGCCCCCATCGCGGACTTTGCCGCACAGTTGCATCAGGAAAGCGGCTGGAATCCACGCGCAATATCCCCCGTTGGCGCACAAGGTCTCGCGCAGTTTATGCCTGCTACCGCCGATTGGTTCAGTCGCATCATGCCTGAATTAAAGGCAAACCAACCGTTTAATCCCACCTGGGCTATCCGTGCATTGACGAGCTATGACCGTTGGCTGTGGGAGCGCGTTAGCGCCCGCAACGACTGCGAACGCATGGCAATGACATTATCTTCCTACAATGGCGGGTTGGGCTGGGTGCAACGCGATCAGCGTTTGGCAACACAACGCGGGTTAGATCGTCTGCGCTGGTTCGGTCACGTCGAAACCGTGAATGCCGGTCGCAGTGCCGCCAACTGGCGCGAGAATCGGCACTATCCTGACCGCATTCTGAATCAACTAGCTCCTCGCTATCAGATGTGGGGAGGCCATAGCTGTGCTGAAACTATTTAG